Proteins encoded together in one Polaribacter reichenbachii window:
- a CDS encoding aconitate hydratase, whose product MAFDIDMIKQVYESMTERVDAARKITGKPLTLSEKILYSHLWEGMPTSAFTRGKDYVDFAPDRIACQDATAQMALLQFMQAGKPKVAVPTTVHCDHLIQAKEGAAKDLKHANSTSSEVFNFLESVSNKYGIGFWKPGAGIIHQVVLENYAFPGGMMIGTDSHTVNAGGLGMVAIGVGGADAVDVMAGMAWELKFPKLIGVKLTGKLSGWTAPKDVILKVADILTVKGGTGAIVEYFGPGATSMSCTGKGTICNMGAEIGATTSTFGYDDSMERYLRATDRADVADAANTIKDYLTADAEVYESPEEYFDQVIEINLSELGPLLNGPFTPDLSTTVGSAMTKKANANDWPLTVEWGLIGSCTNSSYEDLSRASSIAQQAIDKGLKTKAEFGINPGSEQVRYTAERDGILQIFENLDAKIFTNACGPCIGQWARYSDPKNAPKNSIVHSFNRNFAKRADGNPNTHAFVASPEITAAIAIAGRLDFNPLKDKLINEDGEEVMFDEPTGWELPPKGFEVKENGYLAPDKDGSGVVVSVKDDSERLQLLTPFTPLGDSITGAKLLIKAFGKCTTDHISMAGPWLRFRGHLDNIANNTLIGAVNAYNKKTNFVKNQLTGEYDAVPAVQREYKKAGIKTIVVGDHNYGEGSSREHAAMQPRHLGVAAVIVKSFARIHETNLKKQGMLGLTFDNEADYDLILEDDTFNFTDLNEFAPDKQLTLEIVHTDGSTDTIKLNHTYNKAQIDWYKEGSALNLIKKQNA is encoded by the coding sequence ATGGCATTTGATATTGATATGATTAAGCAGGTCTATGAAAGTATGACTGAAAGAGTTGATGCAGCTCGTAAAATTACTGGCAAACCATTAACCTTGTCAGAAAAGATCTTATATTCTCATTTATGGGAAGGTATGCCTACAAGTGCATTTACAAGGGGTAAAGATTATGTAGATTTTGCTCCAGATAGAATTGCTTGCCAAGATGCAACAGCACAAATGGCTTTGTTACAATTTATGCAAGCAGGTAAACCAAAAGTAGCTGTGCCAACAACTGTACATTGTGATCACTTAATTCAAGCAAAAGAAGGAGCAGCAAAAGATTTAAAACACGCAAATAGTACAAGTAGTGAAGTGTTTAATTTCTTAGAATCAGTTTCTAATAAATACGGAATTGGTTTTTGGAAACCAGGTGCAGGTATTATTCATCAAGTTGTTCTAGAAAACTATGCCTTTCCTGGAGGAATGATGATTGGTACAGATTCACATACTGTAAATGCTGGTGGTTTAGGAATGGTGGCTATTGGCGTTGGTGGTGCAGATGCTGTAGATGTTATGGCTGGTATGGCTTGGGAATTAAAATTCCCAAAATTAATTGGTGTAAAATTAACAGGTAAACTGTCTGGATGGACCGCTCCAAAAGATGTAATTCTTAAAGTTGCAGACATTTTAACGGTAAAAGGTGGTACAGGTGCAATTGTAGAATATTTTGGACCTGGTGCAACATCAATGTCTTGTACAGGTAAAGGTACAATTTGTAATATGGGAGCAGAAATTGGTGCAACAACATCAACCTTTGGTTATGATGATTCTATGGAACGTTACTTACGTGCAACTGATAGAGCAGATGTTGCTGATGCTGCAAATACAATAAAAGATTATTTAACTGCAGATGCAGAAGTTTATGAAAGCCCAGAAGAATATTTTGATCAGGTTATCGAAATTAATTTATCAGAATTAGGGCCATTATTAAACGGACCTTTTACACCAGATTTATCTACAACAGTGGGTTCTGCTATGACAAAAAAAGCAAATGCTAATGATTGGCCTTTAACTGTAGAATGGGGATTAATTGGTTCTTGTACAAATTCATCTTACGAAGATTTATCAAGAGCATCATCCATAGCACAACAAGCCATTGATAAAGGTTTAAAAACAAAAGCTGAATTTGGTATTAATCCAGGTTCTGAACAAGTAAGATATACTGCAGAGAGAGACGGAATTCTTCAAATTTTTGAGAATTTGGATGCAAAAATTTTTACGAATGCTTGTGGACCTTGTATTGGTCAATGGGCAAGATATTCAGATCCTAAAAATGCACCTAAAAATAGTATTGTGCATTCATTTAATAGAAACTTTGCGAAAAGAGCAGATGGTAATCCTAATACACACGCTTTTGTTGCATCACCAGAAATTACAGCAGCAATTGCAATAGCAGGCCGTTTAGATTTTAATCCGTTAAAAGATAAATTGATTAATGAAGATGGTGAAGAAGTTATGTTTGATGAACCTACTGGATGGGAACTACCACCAAAAGGTTTTGAGGTAAAAGAAAATGGTTATTTAGCGCCAGATAAAGATGGAAGTGGAGTAGTAGTTTCTGTTAAAGATGATTCTGAAAGACTACAATTATTAACACCTTTTACACCTTTAGGAGATTCTATTACAGGTGCTAAATTGTTAATTAAAGCTTTTGGGAAATGTACAACAGATCATATTTCTATGGCTGGACCTTGGTTACGTTTTAGAGGTCATTTAGATAATATTGCTAATAATACGTTAATTGGTGCTGTGAACGCGTACAACAAAAAAACAAACTTTGTTAAAAATCAATTAACAGGTGAGTATGATGCAGTGCCGGCTGTACAAAGAGAATACAAAAAAGCCGGAATTAAAACAATAGTTGTTGGTGATCATAATTATGGTGAAGGTTCTTCTAGAGAGCACGCAGCTATGCAACCAAGACATTTAGGTGTTGCCGCTGTAATTGTAAAATCTTTTGCAAGAATACACGAAACAAACCTTAAAAAACAAGGTATGTTAGGTTTAACTTTTGATAATGAAGCTGATTACGATTTAATTTTAGAAGATGATACATTCAACTTTACAGATTTAAATGAATTTGCTCCAGACAAACAATTAACTTTAGAAATTGTTCATACAGATGGAAGTACAGATACTATTAAATTGAATCATACTTACAACAAAGCTCAAATTGATTGGTATAAAGAAGGTTCTGCATTAAACTTAATTAAAAAGCAAAACGCATAA
- a CDS encoding Crp/Fnr family transcriptional regulator, which translates to MNNLWFFDNVNLFNLLCPHKFKDYKACHNFDLYKKSDYVYFEQDAANKIYLIENGKIKIGYYTEQGTEVVKAILSKGELFGEKAILGEEKRNEFAQSIDNTTSICPVGIDTMHDLMRDNRTFSLKIYKFLGLRIKKLERRLQLILFKDTKTRFLEFMKELCEDYGYDCDKSGDKVIQHPYTQKDIASLIGTSRSNLNVLMNELKEENIIKFNRKEIRLLHKMAKTFAS; encoded by the coding sequence ATGAATAATCTATGGTTTTTTGATAATGTTAATTTATTCAATCTTCTATGTCCGCATAAGTTTAAAGACTATAAAGCATGCCATAATTTTGATCTTTATAAAAAAAGCGATTATGTTTATTTTGAACAAGATGCTGCAAATAAAATTTATTTAATCGAAAATGGTAAAATAAAAATTGGTTATTATACTGAACAAGGAACAGAGGTTGTTAAAGCTATTTTATCTAAAGGAGAATTATTTGGCGAAAAAGCAATTTTAGGTGAAGAAAAAAGAAATGAATTTGCTCAATCTATAGATAATACAACTTCAATATGTCCTGTAGGTATAGATACCATGCACGATTTAATGCGTGATAATAGAACATTCAGTTTAAAAATATATAAATTTTTAGGTTTGCGTATTAAAAAGTTAGAAAGAAGGTTACAATTAATTTTATTTAAAGACACTAAAACTCGTTTTTTAGAATTTATGAAAGAATTGTGTGAGGATTATGGTTACGATTGCGATAAATCTGGAGACAAAGTTATTCAACATCCTTATACACAGAAAGATATTGCCTCGTTAATTGGTACATCAAGATCAAATTTAAATGTGTTGATGAATGAGTTAAAAGAGGAAAACATCATTAAATTTAATAGAAAAGAAATAAGATTATTACATAAAATGGCGAAAACGTTCGCTAGCTAA
- a CDS encoding anti-sigma factor — translation MKKILKLVYVCAVLFFLASCDDENEIIPTTGNLTIDLTGLEELGTDYVYEGWLIVNGTPVSTGTFTSIVFPQTFTVGIDNLNTATQFVLSIEPEGETGTAAATPAATKLLAGDFSGNSANVTSTGIVGDFSNSWGKYILATPTDDDNSNEESGIWFLDNSSGNAEVGLSLPTLTDGWKYEGWVVLNGTPVSTGTFLDPASADDNAATSPYKGSLNNGPAFPGEDYVMGSAAGVDFPTDLKDATIVISVEPYPDNSAAPFTLKPLANVVPASAMNHSVLSLEAGPISVLTGTVSR, via the coding sequence ATGAAAAAAATATTAAAATTAGTTTACGTATGTGCAGTGTTATTTTTTCTTGCTTCGTGCGATGATGAAAATGAAATTATACCAACTACAGGAAATTTAACTATAGACTTAACAGGTTTAGAAGAATTAGGAACAGACTATGTTTATGAAGGTTGGTTAATTGTTAACGGAACTCCTGTAAGCACTGGTACTTTTACAAGTATTGTTTTTCCGCAAACTTTTACAGTTGGTATAGATAATTTAAATACTGCTACACAATTTGTACTATCTATAGAACCTGAAGGTGAAACAGGTACAGCAGCAGCAACCCCAGCAGCAACTAAATTATTAGCAGGTGATTTTTCTGGTAATTCTGCAAATGTAACATCAACAGGAATTGTAGGAGATTTTTCTAATTCTTGGGGAAAATATATTTTAGCAACTCCAACAGATGATGATAATTCTAATGAAGAAAGTGGTATTTGGTTTTTAGATAATTCATCAGGTAATGCAGAAGTTGGTTTAAGTTTACCAACTTTAACTGATGGATGGAAATATGAAGGTTGGGTAGTTTTAAACGGAACTCCGGTAAGTACAGGTACATTTTTAGATCCTGCAAGTGCAGATGATAATGCTGCAACTTCGCCTTATAAAGGTAGTTTAAACAATGGTCCTGCTTTTCCAGGAGAAGATTATGTAATGGGTTCTGCTGCTGGTGTAGATTTTCCTACGGATTTAAAAGATGCAACTATCGTAATATCTGTAGAACCTTATCCAGATAATAGTGCTGCGCCTTTTACATTAAAACCTTTGGCAAATGTAGTTCCAGCATCAGCAATGAATCACAGTGTTTTAAGTTTAGAAGCTGGACCTATATCAGTTTTAACAGGTACAGTTTCAAGATAA
- a CDS encoding MFS transporter: protein MKIPKHILFVIVISQFCCTSLWFAGNAVMNSLVETFNLQENALGYLTSAVQFGFIGGTLLFALFTIADRFSPSKVFFFSAILGSVFNFACILNNQTLFSLMSLRFFTGFFLAGIYPVGMKIATDYYNKGLGKSLGYLVGALVIGTALPHLLKDVLVDYSWKIVLISTSALASFGGLIMLLFVKNGPYRKASKTLNLSACYTVFKNDNFKKAAFGYFGHMWELYTFWAFVPVLLSIYKDLHPEIKFNIPILSFIIIAFGGFSCVFGGYISEKIGVQKTAFNFLLISCFCCLISPFAFQVSNEYLFIGFLIFWGMVVIADSPLFSTLVAQNAPVKDKGTALTIVNCIGYSITIISILSIDSLKAITNSNYIFMILALGPILGLFALKTQKKEAD from the coding sequence ATGAAAATACCAAAACACATTTTATTTGTTATTGTAATTTCTCAATTTTGCTGTACCTCTTTATGGTTTGCAGGTAATGCAGTAATGAATAGCCTTGTAGAAACATTTAATTTACAAGAAAACGCATTAGGTTATTTAACATCTGCTGTTCAATTTGGCTTTATTGGTGGTACTTTACTCTTTGCGTTATTTACAATTGCAGATCGTTTTTCGCCTTCTAAAGTTTTTTTTTTCAGTGCAATTTTAGGATCTGTTTTTAACTTTGCTTGTATTTTAAATAATCAAACTTTATTTAGTTTAATGAGTTTACGTTTTTTTACAGGGTTTTTCTTAGCAGGGATATATCCTGTTGGTATGAAAATTGCTACAGATTATTACAACAAAGGTTTAGGAAAATCTCTGGGATATTTAGTTGGAGCTTTAGTTATAGGTACTGCTCTACCTCATTTATTAAAAGATGTTTTGGTTGATTATTCTTGGAAAATTGTTTTAATCTCTACATCTGCATTAGCAAGTTTTGGAGGGTTAATTATGCTTTTATTTGTTAAAAATGGCCCTTACAGAAAAGCCAGTAAAACTTTAAATTTATCAGCTTGTTATACAGTTTTTAAAAATGATAATTTTAAAAAAGCAGCATTTGGTTATTTTGGTCATATGTGGGAATTGTATACATTTTGGGCTTTTGTACCTGTTTTATTAAGTATTTATAAAGATTTGCATCCAGAAATAAAATTTAATATTCCTATTTTATCTTTTATAATTATAGCTTTTGGAGGGTTTTCTTGTGTTTTCGGAGGTTATATATCAGAAAAAATAGGAGTTCAAAAAACTGCTTTTAACTTCCTATTAATTTCTTGTTTTTGTTGTTTAATTTCTCCTTTTGCTTTTCAAGTTTCAAATGAATATCTATTTATCGGCTTTTTAATTTTTTGGGGAATGGTTGTTATCGCAGATTCTCCTTTGTTTTCAACTTTAGTCGCACAAAATGCCCCTGTAAAAGACAAAGGGACAGCCTTAACCATTGTAAATTGTATTGGTTATTCTATAACAATCATCAGTATTCTTTCTATTGATAGTTTAAAAGCAATAACAAATTCAAATTATATTTTTATGATTTTAGCCTTAGGTCCTATTTTAGGATTATTTGCTTTAAAAACACAAAAAAAGGAAGCTGATTAG
- a CDS encoding hydroxymethylglutaryl-CoA lyase: MKKVKIIECPRDAMQGIKSHFISTEKKALYINSLLKVGFDTIDFGSFVSPKAIPQMRDTAAVLSKLDLSKTNSKLLAIIANVRGANDASKFEEIDYLGYPFSISENFQMRNTHKTIDESIATLNEILNIADKSNKEVVAYLSMGFGNPYGDPWNVEIVGEWTEKLSKMGVKILSLSDTIGSSTPDVIDYLFSNLIKEYPEIEFGAHLHTTPDKWFEKVNAAYKAGCLRFDGAMKGYGGCPMAKDELTGNMPTEKLLSYFTAEKADTNIRPMSFESAYNKALEVFKH, from the coding sequence ATGAAAAAAGTTAAAATTATAGAATGTCCAAGAGATGCAATGCAAGGTATAAAATCGCATTTTATTTCAACAGAAAAAAAGGCATTGTATATCAATTCTTTATTAAAAGTTGGTTTCGATACAATTGATTTTGGCAGTTTTGTATCGCCAAAGGCAATTCCGCAAATGCGTGATACAGCAGCAGTTTTATCAAAATTAGACTTATCAAAAACGAATAGTAAACTATTAGCTATTATTGCTAATGTTAGAGGTGCAAATGATGCTTCTAAATTCGAAGAAATCGATTATTTAGGCTATCCTTTTTCTATATCAGAAAATTTTCAAATGCGAAATACGCACAAAACAATTGATGAATCTATAGCAACTTTAAACGAAATTTTAAATATCGCAGATAAATCGAATAAAGAAGTTGTTGCATACTTATCTATGGGGTTTGGTAATCCTTATGGAGATCCTTGGAATGTAGAAATAGTAGGAGAGTGGACAGAAAAATTGTCTAAAATGGGTGTGAAAATTTTATCACTCTCGGATACAATTGGTAGCTCAACTCCAGATGTAATAGATTATTTGTTCTCTAATTTAATTAAAGAGTATCCTGAAATAGAATTTGGTGCGCATTTGCATACAACTCCAGACAAATGGTTCGAAAAAGTTAATGCGGCTTATAAAGCTGGTTGTTTACGTTTTGATGGTGCAATGAAAGGTTATGGAGGTTGCCCAATGGCTAAAGATGAATTAACAGGGAATATGCCAACTGAAAAATTATTGAGCTATTTTACTGCAGAAAAAGCTGATACAAATATAAGACCAATGAGTTTTGAAAGTGCTTATAATAAGGCATTGGAAGTTTTTAAACATTAA
- a CDS encoding DEAD/DEAH box helicase, with translation MSTFLELGLKEPISKALIDLGYEKPTVIQEKAIPQIIASTDDLKAFAQTGTGKTAAFSLPILELLDENNSNVQAIILSPTRELAVQIGNNIKDFSKYQKNVKVTTVYGGSSMEEQIRSLKKGSQIVVGTPGRTVDLINRRALKLGNVQWLVLDEADEMLNMGFKEELDKVLEATPETKQTLLFSATFPREVEAIARNYMTKPVEVTSGEKNSGSENVEHEYYAVTERTRYPALKRIADLNPDIYAIIFCRTRRETQEVADNLIKDGYNADSLHGDLSQAQRDSVMGKFRKKTIQILVATDVAARGLDVTELTHVINHKLPDQIENYTHRSGRTGRAGNKGISIVLVNGKEKGKLRVIERIIKKKFVEGKVPTGKEIVQNQLMNLIDKVQKTEVNESEINEFLPSIYDKLADLDREELIQKFVSLEFNSMLAYYENAKDLNDLGRETSRKRSTADNMTRFFINIGRKDSLNPAKLIGLINDQEIGDKIEIGAIDILDTFSFFEIDKNFEDKTLEAFSSNQPDFDGRSVNVEITKKERSGGGRRGGKKPFGKKDGGFGRRRSSENSSRGSSDDGGRKRTDRRSSDRPKNSGDRKSGGFGRRRRER, from the coding sequence ATGTCAACATTTTTAGAATTAGGCTTAAAAGAGCCTATAAGTAAAGCATTAATAGATTTAGGTTACGAAAAACCTACTGTTATTCAAGAAAAAGCAATACCTCAAATAATTGCATCTACAGACGATTTAAAGGCTTTTGCACAAACTGGTACAGGTAAAACTGCTGCCTTTAGTTTACCAATTTTAGAACTTTTAGATGAAAACAATAGCAATGTTCAAGCTATTATTTTATCACCAACGAGAGAATTAGCAGTGCAAATTGGTAACAACATTAAAGATTTTTCTAAATACCAGAAAAACGTTAAAGTAACTACTGTTTATGGTGGTTCTAGTATGGAAGAGCAGATTCGTTCTTTAAAAAAAGGATCTCAAATTGTAGTTGGTACTCCAGGTAGAACTGTAGATTTAATTAACAGAAGAGCTTTAAAATTAGGAAACGTTCAGTGGCTTGTTTTAGATGAAGCTGATGAAATGTTAAATATGGGTTTTAAAGAAGAATTAGATAAAGTTCTAGAAGCAACCCCAGAAACAAAACAAACCTTATTATTTTCTGCAACATTTCCTAGAGAAGTAGAAGCAATTGCAAGAAACTATATGACAAAACCAGTTGAAGTTACTTCTGGTGAAAAAAATTCTGGTTCAGAGAATGTAGAGCACGAATACTATGCAGTTACAGAAAGAACTCGTTACCCAGCTTTAAAAAGAATAGCAGATTTAAATCCAGATATTTATGCAATTATCTTTTGTAGAACTCGTAGAGAAACACAAGAAGTTGCAGACAATTTAATAAAAGACGGTTATAACGCAGATTCTTTACATGGAGATCTATCTCAAGCACAGAGAGATTCTGTAATGGGGAAATTCCGTAAAAAAACAATTCAGATTTTAGTAGCTACAGATGTTGCTGCCCGTGGTTTAGATGTAACCGAATTAACGCACGTAATCAATCATAAATTACCAGATCAAATAGAAAACTACACACACAGAAGTGGTAGAACTGGTAGAGCTGGTAATAAAGGTATATCAATAGTATTAGTTAACGGAAAAGAAAAAGGGAAACTACGTGTTATTGAAAGAATCATTAAAAAGAAATTTGTAGAAGGTAAAGTACCTACAGGTAAAGAAATTGTACAAAATCAATTAATGAATTTAATTGATAAGGTTCAAAAAACTGAAGTTAACGAATCTGAAATCAATGAATTTTTACCTAGTATTTATGATAAATTAGCTGATTTAGATAGAGAAGAATTAATCCAAAAATTCGTTTCTTTAGAATTTAACTCAATGTTAGCGTATTACGAAAACGCTAAAGATTTAAATGATTTAGGTAGAGAAACTTCAAGAAAAAGATCTACTGCAGATAATATGACTCGCTTTTTTATCAATATTGGTAGAAAAGACAGCTTAAACCCTGCAAAATTAATCGGTTTAATCAATGACCAAGAAATTGGTGATAAAATTGAAATTGGTGCAATAGATATTTTAGATACCTTCTCTTTCTTTGAGATTGATAAAAACTTCGAAGACAAAACATTAGAAGCATTTTCTAGTAATCAACCAGATTTTGATGGACGCTCTGTTAACGTAGAAATTACGAAAAAAGAACGTTCAGGTGGAGGAAGAAGAGGTGGTAAAAAACCTTTTGGTAAAAAAGATGGTGGTTTTGGAAGAAGAAGAAGTTCTGAAAATTCATCTAGAGGAAGTAGTGATGATGGAGGAAGAAAAAGAACTGACAGGCGTTCTTCTGACAGACCTAAAAATTCAGGCGATAGAAAATCTGGAGGTTTTGGTCGAAGACGTAGAGAAAGATAG
- a CDS encoding TlpA family protein disulfide reductase, which yields MTKKIILLLQISYLITLFSCNSDKKSTTTYFGGKIINPKTNHIVLHSMDKVIDTFLLDSKNKFIGEIKNANEGLYYFYHGNEKQHIYLEVADSVMIRLNTWDFDESLVFAGKGAERNNVLIDCFLEGENDQNLFYKYNRLSPTEFKQKADSVINIKLNRFNEYIDQHPKETIGFKQALKTALTFPIYSRIERYPLMHTKYTTDGNFPSLSSNFYNYRNNISINKDSLMYYPPYSRYIRNYLYNKTYALGHPPMKNKYSSEFTVDLLNIIDKEIITSRSKNAFLRQTIISHFYNKSSCDINAKAFDTYFKLSTNDEDKMLLKNLVNDTKLITANDQLPNFNITNYSDAKHKVYDIIKGKNTLLFFWSPEYVSRSYIETRIIFLSKNYPNIQFIQVMIDGNKGERIQKLDIKNQFYLDKSSEAHQFLTSKMPRSILINKRGKVINGYGSIASKNLNPYLEELSKN from the coding sequence ATGACAAAAAAGATAATCCTTTTACTACAAATTTCATATTTAATCACCCTATTTAGCTGTAATTCAGACAAAAAAAGCACAACTACATATTTTGGTGGTAAAATTATAAATCCTAAAACCAATCATATTGTCTTACATTCTATGGATAAAGTTATCGACACTTTTCTTTTAGATTCTAAAAACAAATTTATTGGTGAGATAAAAAATGCAAACGAAGGTTTGTATTATTTTTATCACGGTAACGAAAAACAGCATATTTATTTAGAAGTTGCTGATAGTGTTATGATTCGCTTAAACACTTGGGATTTTGATGAATCTTTGGTCTTTGCAGGTAAAGGAGCTGAAAGAAATAATGTACTGATTGACTGTTTTTTAGAAGGTGAAAATGATCAAAATTTATTTTACAAATATAACAGACTTTCACCAACTGAATTTAAACAAAAAGCAGATTCTGTAATCAATATAAAATTAAACCGATTTAATGAGTATATAGATCAGCACCCGAAAGAAACAATTGGTTTTAAACAAGCCTTAAAAACAGCATTAACTTTTCCTATTTATTCTAGAATTGAAAGATATCCTTTAATGCATACTAAATATACTACGGATGGAAATTTCCCTAGTTTAAGCAGTAATTTTTATAATTATAGAAACAATATTTCTATCAATAAAGATTCTTTAATGTATTATCCACCTTATTCTAGATATATTAGAAATTATTTATATAATAAAACCTATGCCTTGGGTCATCCACCAATGAAAAATAAGTATTCTTCTGAGTTTACAGTAGATTTATTAAATATAATTGATAAGGAAATTATTACAAGTAGATCTAAAAACGCATTTTTAAGGCAAACAATTATTAGTCATTTTTACAATAAATCGAGTTGCGATATTAATGCCAAAGCTTTTGATACTTATTTTAAATTAAGTACAAATGATGAAGATAAAATGTTGCTAAAAAATTTAGTAAACGACACAAAATTAATTACAGCAAACGATCAATTGCCTAATTTTAATATTACCAATTATTCTGATGCTAAGCATAAAGTTTATGATATTATTAAAGGCAAAAATACTTTATTATTCTTTTGGAGTCCTGAGTATGTTTCAAGGTCATATATAGAAACTAGAATAATATTTTTGTCTAAAAATTACCCAAATATTCAATTTATACAGGTAATGATTGATGGTAATAAAGGAGAAAGAATTCAGAAATTAGATATAAAAAACCAATTTTATCTGGATAAAAGTAGCGAAGCTCATCAATTTTTAACAAGTAAAATGCCTCGTTCTATTTTAATCAATAAACGCGGTAAAGTTATTAATGGCTATGGTTCTATAGCTTCTAAAAACCTTAATCCTTACCTAGAAGAATTAAGTAAAAACTAA
- a CDS encoding ABC-F family ATP-binding cassette domain-containing protein, giving the protein MLSVSNLSVQFGKRILFDEVNTKFQTGNCYGIIGANGAGKSTFLKILSGKQDPTSGQVHLEPGKRMSVLSQNHNEFDDFPVLETVVMGNKELFEIKKQIDALYADYTDENAEKIGELQIVFEEMNGWNADSDAAAMLSNLGISEDLHYTLMKDLDGKQKVRVLIAQALFGNPDVLIMDEPTNDLDFETINWLENFLANYDNCVIVVSHDRHFLDAVCTHISDIDFGKINHYSGNYTFWYESSQLAAKQRAQQNKKAEDKKKELEEFIRRFSANVAKSKQATSRKKMIEKLNVEDIKPSSRRYPAIIFERDREAGDQILNVEGLSKEFEGEKLFDNVHINLNKGDKVAIISKNSRAVTAFYQIISGNSEADGGKFSWGVTTTQSYLPLDNSSFFQNGELNLVDWLRQYAQTEEEREEVFLRGFLGKMIFSGEEALKKSNVLSGGEKVRCMLSRMMMKRANILLLDEPTNHLDLESIQALNNSLINFKGTVLLSTHDHEFAQTVANRIIELTPKGAIDRYTTFDEYLSDKKIKELRDSMYS; this is encoded by the coding sequence ATGTTATCAGTTTCTAATCTATCAGTACAATTTGGAAAACGTATTTTGTTTGATGAAGTAAATACCAAATTTCAAACAGGTAACTGTTATGGAATTATTGGAGCAAATGGAGCAGGAAAATCTACTTTTTTAAAGATTCTTTCTGGTAAGCAAGATCCTACATCAGGTCAAGTACATTTAGAGCCAGGTAAAAGAATGTCTGTTTTATCTCAAAATCATAATGAGTTTGATGATTTTCCTGTTTTAGAAACAGTGGTTATGGGTAATAAAGAACTATTCGAAATTAAAAAACAAATAGACGCTTTATATGCTGATTATACTGATGAAAATGCAGAAAAAATTGGTGAGCTTCAAATTGTTTTCGAAGAAATGAATGGTTGGAATGCAGATTCTGATGCTGCAGCAATGCTATCTAACTTAGGTATATCTGAAGATTTACATTATACATTAATGAAAGATTTAGATGGTAAACAAAAAGTACGTGTATTAATTGCACAAGCACTTTTTGGTAATCCTGATGTGTTAATTATGGATGAGCCAACCAATGATTTAGATTTTGAAACAATTAATTGGTTAGAAAACTTTTTAGCAAATTATGATAATTGTGTAATTGTTGTTTCGCATGACAGACACTTTTTAGATGCCGTTTGTACTCATATTTCTGATATTGATTTTGGAAAAATTAACCATTATTCCGGTAATTATACATTTTGGTACGAATCTAGTCAGTTAGCAGCTAAACAAAGAGCTCAACAAAACAAAAAAGCAGAAGATAAAAAGAAAGAGTTAGAAGAATTTATTAGAAGATTTTCTGCTAACGTTGCAAAATCGAAGCAAGCTACTTCTCGTAAAAAAATGATTGAGAAATTAAACGTAGAAGATATAAAACCTTCTAGCAGACGTTACCCAGCTATTATTTTTGAAAGAGATCGAGAAGCAGGAGATCAAATATTAAATGTAGAAGGTTTAAGCAAAGAATTTGAAGGTGAAAAATTATTCGATAATGTTCACATTAATTTAAATAAAGGAGATAAAGTTGCTATAATTTCTAAAAACTCTAGAGCTGTAACCGCTTTTTACCAAATTATTAGTGGTAATTCTGAAGCTGATGGAGGTAAGTTTTCTTGGGGCGTTACTACTACCCAATCTTATTTGCCATTAGATAACTCGTCATTTTTTCAGAATGGGGAATTAAATTTAGTAGACTGGTTAAGACAATATGCACAAACAGAAGAAGAACGTGAAGAAGTTTTTTTAAGAGGATTTTTAGGAAAAATGATTTTTTCTGGTGAAGAAGCTTTAAAGAAAAGTAACGTTTTATCTGGTGGAGAAAAAGTACGTTGTATGTTATCTAGAATGATGATGAAAAGAGCAAATATTTTATTATTAGATGAGCCAACAAATCATTTAGATTTAGAATCGATTCAAGCCTTAAACAACTCTTTAATTAATTTTAAAGGTACTGTTTTATTATCTACTCACGATCATGAGTTTGCACAGACAGT